The Streptococcus oralis Uo5 genome includes a window with the following:
- a CDS encoding peptide ABC transporter substrate-binding protein: MIKMKKRLIGTGLVLATGILLSACGQSNTDTSTYSSTFSANPTTFNYLLDYYADNTAVITNLVDGLLENDSYGNLVPALAEDWSVSSDGLTYTYKLRKDAKWYTADGEEYASVKAQDFVTGIKYAADNKAQAMDLIQNSIKGLNDYVTGVTNDFSTVGVKALDDYTVEYTLTRPEPYWNSKTTNSILFPVNEEFLKSKDKDFGTLTPDSILYNGPYLLKDFTSKSSIEYVKNPHYYDHDKVTIEKVKLAYFDGSDQEMTIRNFESGAYSIAGVYPNSSNYAKTKEKYQDNIVYSLQDKTSWYFNFNVNRKTYNHTAKTTDEQKKSAQTAILNKNFRQAINFGIDRTAYSAQSNGEEAASKTLRNTLVPPTFVQVGDKTFGEVTASKLVNYGTEWSGINLADAQDDYFNKEKAQAKFEEAKKELEAQGVTFPIHLDVPVDQTNKNAVSGMNSVKQTLETVLGSDNIVIDVQQLSTDDFGNVAFLAPNPAARDYDLNFDGWVGDYQDPSTYLDPFNAETGFYLKIFGLDAKEDQELIKSLGLDTYTQLLKEADAENKDVAKRYEKYAEAQAWMIDNSLVMSAMSNGGTASVTKVTPFTRAYSLVGIKGDGNNYKYMRLQKDPVTKKQFDEAKAKWEEESKKAIEKSQKEFENHVK, from the coding sequence ATGATCAAAATGAAAAAAAGACTAATCGGGACAGGTCTTGTCTTAGCGACAGGGATTTTGCTCTCGGCATGTGGACAGTCCAACACAGATACTAGCACTTATTCATCAACATTTAGTGCGAATCCAACAACTTTTAACTATCTTCTAGATTATTATGCAGATAACACTGCCGTTATTACCAATCTTGTAGATGGTTTGCTAGAAAATGACAGCTACGGGAACCTCGTGCCTGCTCTTGCGGAGGATTGGTCTGTTTCATCAGATGGTTTGACCTATACCTACAAGCTTAGAAAAGATGCCAAGTGGTATACAGCTGATGGTGAGGAATATGCTTCAGTCAAAGCTCAGGATTTTGTCACTGGGATCAAATATGCAGCTGACAACAAGGCGCAAGCCATGGATCTGATCCAAAATTCAATCAAGGGATTGAATGACTATGTGACGGGTGTGACCAATGACTTTTCAACTGTTGGTGTCAAAGCCTTGGATGATTACACGGTCGAGTACACTTTGACTCGACCAGAACCGTACTGGAATTCAAAGACAACTAATAGTATCCTTTTCCCAGTTAATGAAGAGTTCTTGAAATCAAAGGATAAAGACTTTGGTACCTTGACACCAGACAGCATCCTTTATAACGGCCCCTATCTGTTAAAAGATTTCACATCAAAATCTTCGATCGAATATGTGAAGAATCCACACTATTATGACCATGATAAAGTAACCATTGAAAAAGTTAAGTTAGCCTACTTTGATGGGTCAGATCAGGAGATGACTATTCGAAACTTTGAAAGTGGTGCTTACTCGATTGCAGGAGTCTATCCAAATAGTTCAAACTATGCTAAGACAAAAGAAAAATACCAAGACAATATCGTCTATAGCTTACAAGACAAGACATCTTGGTACTTTAACTTTAACGTCAACCGCAAAACCTATAATCATACCGCTAAAACAACGGACGAACAAAAGAAATCAGCTCAAACAGCTATTTTAAATAAAAATTTCCGTCAGGCTATCAACTTTGGTATTGATCGAACAGCTTACTCTGCTCAATCTAACGGTGAAGAAGCAGCGAGCAAAACCCTTCGTAATACTCTGGTTCCCCCAACATTTGTTCAGGTGGGAGATAAGACCTTTGGAGAAGTAACAGCCTCTAAGCTTGTGAACTATGGAACTGAGTGGTCAGGTATCAATTTGGCAGACGCTCAAGATGATTACTTTAACAAGGAAAAGGCCCAAGCAAAATTTGAGGAAGCTAAAAAGGAATTGGAAGCCCAAGGCGTGACTTTCCCAATCCATTTGGACGTTCCTGTTGATCAGACAAATAAAAACGCAGTTTCTGGTATGAACTCAGTTAAACAAACCCTTGAAACAGTACTAGGTTCTGACAATATCGTCATTGATGTTCAACAGCTTTCTACAGATGACTTTGGAAATGTTGCCTTCCTAGCACCAAATCCAGCAGCTCGTGACTACGACCTAAACTTTGATGGTTGGGTTGGTGATTACCAGGATCCATCAACTTATCTAGACCCCTTCAATGCTGAAACTGGCTTCTATCTCAAAATTTTTGGCCTTGATGCCAAGGAAGACCAAGAACTTATCAAGAGTCTGGGACTTGATACCTATACACAACTCCTAAAAGAAGCAGATGCTGAGAATAAAGATGTCGCTAAGCGTTATGAAAAATACGCTGAAGCTCAAGCTTGGATGATTGACAATTCTCTAGTCATGTCTGCTATGTCAAATGGTGGGACAGCCTCTGTAACCAAAGTAACTCCGTTTACACGTGCCTACTCCCTAGTAGGAATCAAGGGCGACGGAAATAATTATAAGTACATGAGATTACAAAAAGACCCTGTTACCAAGAAACAATTTGATGAAGCCAAGGCTAAGTGGGAAGAAGAAAGTAAAAAAGCTATCGAAAAGAGCCAAAAAGAGTTTGAAAACCACGTAAAATAA
- a CDS encoding peptide ABC transporter substrate-binding protein encodes MKSKKWLLGAGAVLSAALLLTACGQSEKKADAPKTFSYVYAMDPSSLDYSVTSKSSTSDVIANVVDGLLENDKYGNLIPSLAEDWSVSKDGLTYTYKLRKGVKWYTSDGEEYAEVKAKDFVTGLKHAADGKSDGLSLIQDSIKGLAEYVSGESNDFSTVGVKAVDDYTVEYTLNKPESFWNSKVTTATMLPVNEEFLNSKGSDYGAPTPSGILYNGPYFLKSLTSKSVIEYEKNPNYWDKDNVKIDNIKLTFYDGSDQESLIRSFTQGAYTTARLFPTSSNFESTKQEYGDKIVYSPQEATSYYLTVNVNRQSYNKTAKTDEAQKTSTKEALLNKNFRQALNFALDRHSYTAQLNGEEGANKIIRNSLVPHDYVQVGEKTFGELAQAELVSYGDQWKDVALTDGKDTIYSPEKAKAAFAKAKEELQAKGVTFPIHLDIPVEQTDVIAVQQTNSLKQSIESSLGTENVIVDVLQMTDNEKISITSQAKVPAQKDYDLNGTGWGPDYQDPATYLNILDAKKGSALKHLGITRGKDPEVMAQVGLDEYKKLLDDAAAETSDLNKRYEKYAKAQAWVSDSSLLIPVASSGGSPTVSRTVPFTKAYSQVGIKGDPFVFKGLELQNDVVTAKEYEEAFKKWQQEKIETNAKYQKELEKHVK; translated from the coding sequence ATGAAATCGAAAAAGTGGCTCTTAGGAGCAGGTGCTGTTTTGAGTGCAGCCCTACTGTTAACTGCTTGTGGGCAAAGTGAAAAGAAAGCGGATGCTCCCAAGACATTCTCTTATGTCTACGCTATGGATCCATCTTCTTTGGACTATAGTGTGACGAGCAAGAGCTCAACCTCTGACGTTATAGCAAACGTTGTTGATGGTCTTTTGGAAAATGATAAGTATGGGAACTTAATTCCATCACTTGCAGAAGACTGGTCTGTTTCAAAGGATGGTTTGACTTACACCTACAAACTTCGTAAGGGTGTAAAATGGTATACTTCTGATGGAGAAGAATACGCTGAAGTTAAGGCCAAAGACTTTGTTACTGGGCTTAAACATGCCGCTGACGGAAAATCAGATGGTCTTTCTTTGATTCAGGATTCTATCAAAGGTTTGGCAGAGTATGTCAGTGGTGAGAGCAATGATTTCTCTACCGTAGGAGTTAAGGCTGTTGATGATTACACGGTAGAATACACGCTCAACAAACCAGAGAGTTTCTGGAACTCTAAGGTCACAACTGCAACCATGCTTCCAGTTAATGAAGAATTTTTGAATTCTAAAGGGAGCGACTACGGTGCACCAACCCCATCAGGTATCCTATACAATGGTCCTTATTTCTTGAAATCATTGACTTCAAAATCAGTCATTGAATATGAAAAGAATCCAAACTACTGGGATAAGGACAATGTTAAGATTGACAATATTAAACTAACCTTCTACGATGGATCAGATCAAGAATCCTTGATTCGCAGCTTTACACAAGGTGCCTATACAACAGCCCGACTCTTCCCAACAAGCTCAAACTTTGAGTCAACTAAACAAGAGTACGGCGATAAGATTGTTTATAGTCCACAAGAAGCGACAAGCTACTACCTTACTGTTAACGTAAACCGCCAATCTTACAATAAAACAGCCAAAACAGACGAGGCTCAAAAAACTTCAACGAAAGAAGCTCTTCTCAACAAGAACTTCCGTCAGGCGCTGAACTTTGCCCTTGACCGTCATTCTTATACTGCTCAGTTGAATGGTGAAGAAGGTGCGAACAAGATTATCCGTAACAGCCTAGTGCCTCATGACTACGTTCAAGTAGGCGAAAAGACCTTTGGAGAGTTGGCGCAGGCAGAGCTTGTTTCATATGGAGACCAGTGGAAAGATGTAGCCCTTACAGATGGCAAGGATACGATTTACAGTCCTGAAAAAGCTAAGGCTGCCTTTGCTAAAGCCAAGGAAGAATTGCAAGCCAAGGGTGTTACCTTCCCAATCCATTTGGATATCCCCGTTGAACAAACAGATGTAATCGCGGTTCAACAAACCAACTCACTCAAGCAGTCAATCGAATCATCACTTGGTACAGAGAATGTCATTGTCGATGTCCTTCAAATGACAGATAATGAAAAAATAAGCATTACGTCCCAAGCTAAGGTTCCAGCACAAAAAGATTACGACTTGAATGGAACTGGTTGGGGACCAGACTATCAAGACCCAGCTACCTACCTCAACATCCTTGATGCTAAGAAGGGTTCTGCCCTTAAACACTTGGGGATCACTCGTGGAAAAGATCCAGAAGTGATGGCTCAAGTCGGTCTAGACGAATACAAGAAACTCTTGGATGATGCTGCAGCTGAAACCAGCGACCTTAATAAGCGTTATGAAAAATACGCCAAAGCTCAAGCTTGGGTGTCAGACAGCTCGCTCTTAATCCCAGTTGCTTCTTCAGGTGGTTCTCCAACTGTTAGCCGAACTGTACCATTCACAAAAGCTTACTCTCAAGTCGGAATCAAGGGAGACCCATTTGTGTTCAAAGGTTTGGAGTTGCAAAATGACGTTGTGACTGCAAAAGAATACGAAGAAGCCTTCAAGAAATGGCAACAAGAAAAAATCGAAACAAATGCCAAGTACCAAAAAGAACTTGAAAAACACGTCAAGTAA